The DNA region CACCATGTGCttccagcttttaaaaaaatcccccaCCAAAAAAATTCCCACATAAATGATTAAAGCAgcatcacattttaaaaaccatttaatattaatagaatattttaatgaaaaaagcaGCATACTTTgccaataaaacattaaaatcatcTCTTCAATGAAAGACAATCAAACAACACCAAAAATAACTTAATACATTACCATAGTAAATAAACCATCTATtaacaaaaacaagaaagcagATCATATACAGAACTCAAGACTTTAGAGAGCCTCAAATGGAACAGCGATACAGCAAAATTTGTAAGAATATATCTATATGTGCATTTTGAATGAAATATTTACAATAGACAAGGTATCAGTCATCACATACCTATTTTTTTGTTCCAAAAGAATTCTACCAAACAATGTGAATTTACTAGCAGTGCACTGTCTTTCATATAGTTCAAATTAGTTTTTCTACAAACAAACCTCCAAAAGGAAAAACTGAAGGGCTCCTATCAATGTTAAATGCAATCAACAAAGCAATTGCAAACTGGAAGATTGAGATGCCTTGGTGAAATCTTGGAATCTGGAAGGGCAAACACCAAGTGACAAATGCCCCTAAAGCTAGGAAAGGATGCATCAGTCATGCTTCCAACTGCTTTTTCTCATCTGTTAgagacagatgtgtgtgtgtgcgcgtgtgtgtgggtgtatatgTAGGGGTGAGACAGAGGGGACAATGTGGGAATCCCCATTAAATATGTAACGAAGTAAACAATACTTCGGACAGTGAATCAGGTCTAGATGATTAAGACCTTCATTACTGAGTGTCGACTTACAAATCAGAACACTAGcagtaaaaacaaagaaaaaacaatcttCATTCAAAGTGAGAATATACAAATGGGCCAAACGGAACACGGCATAAGAGAAAAGCTGTAAAAATTCAGTAAACTCATCAAACAAAATCTTTTGAACATCACTAGCTATACGTTTCCCCCGTCTTTTTAAAACTAAGTTTAATTAATTAGGATGTGCACAAAATTAAGTTGCTAGAGagataaattaataatttacAGAGGGTTGTTCGGCAATAATCTAATAATAGCTTTTAAGATCAGTGAACACAGCAGGCGCGACTTCTTTCTTAAGCATTAACActtcagagaaggaagaagggggtaAGAaccacaataaaaatatatatataatatacagtgTAAATGCAGAAAatctgccatctttttttttaattcaaaatactTTAGAGATGTCTATCACATTAAGCTTCAACTCTAGCTTAAAGTTTCAGTCCTGAATCCGtttctatttctgaaaaataGCTGCAAAGTGTACTTTTAAACTTAACAAGTGTGATGTCtgtaagaataaaaacaaatcttacttGGTCGTTCTTGCGGACCTTGAGAAGGCTGTCTCTCATCTGCCTTCCTTCAAACAGCAGGCTCCTCGTTTGCTCTGAAGAAGCCGCGGTGGGGTTAAAAGGGACAACTTGCTACAACTTTGACAAATCCCATCTCTTGTTTTTCTCTGCCTTGAGCAACCTTTTCCCGTTCTCGCCGGTGTGGGGTCAGTTGCTTTCTCGTCGTTCGCACCCTCTttcatcctctctgtctctagaTTCACATTTTTTTAACCGAATTGTTCCTGGTCACCAAAGGTGGAAAGAaagaggcaggagagaaagggagggagaaacgGGACGAGGCGAGGGGCCGTCCCTGGAGAGGCCGAGAGTCTCCTAAATGCCGGCggaatatttcattcttttctgtttctgcctctggttGCAGAACCAGACGCGCACCACGTTTTTCTTAAGGTCCAGCTTCTCTGCGATGGCGGCGATCTTCTCCGAGGAGGGCCGCGGCTGGATGGCGAAGTAGGCTTCAAGGGAGCGCTTCTCCGGAGCCGCGATGGACGTGCGTTTGCGCTTCTTCTCCGCGCCGTTGAAGAGCTCCGGCTTAGTGAGCTTCTCGCGGTGGGACTTCTCCGCCTCTTCCAGCCACGCCTGCAGGATGGGTTTGAGCGCGATCATGTTGTTGTGTGACAGCGTGAGGGACTCGAACCTGCAGATGGTGCTCTGGCTAAGCGAGCCCACGCCGGGGATCTTGAGGTTGGCCAGAGCGGAGCCTACATCCGCCTGGGTCACCCCCAGCTTGATGCGTCGCTGCTTGAAGCGTTCAGCGAACGCCTCCAGGTCCCGCGGGTCGGCGTCCACGTCGCTCATGCAGCCCATGTGCGAGGGCAGCCCGTGCGCGTGTGCCATGCTGAGTGCCGCTTGGTGCATGGGGTTCATGGTGGCCATGTGCGGCGCGTGAGCCGGCGTGGACACCACGGTGCCGTCGGGGCCCGCCATGGCGCCCAGGGCCAGCCCGGGACTCAGGTGCTCCAGCAGCTCTCCCTCAAGCGCCTGGTGCGgctggtggtgatgatggtggtggtggtggtggtggtggtgcgtGCCCGCCAGGGCGGACGGGTGCGAGATGGGCACAGACGAAGAGGAGGCGGCCGACGTGCACGGGATGGTGTTCATGGTGTGGTAGGTGGCGTCCGGCTTGAAGGGACTGTGGTGGGGCGGATGGTGGTGGTGGCTCTTGCTCTGGGAGACGATGTCCACGGCCGCCAGAGCCTCGGCGCGGGCCAGCAGACTCTCATCCAGCCCGCCGAATATATTGCTCTGCAATTGCAAGTAGAAGGCACACATTACGCTCAGCAGGGAATTGTGCGCGCTCTCTCCGGAAGCCCCGGCCCAGAGCTCCACACCGCCGCCGCGCCTACAACATTCCCAGAACgttaaaataataatactaatagtAATAGTAACGATCCTGCAAACAGGAGGTGAAGAGGAGAGGAGCGGAGCCACCGACAGAAGCGGAGAACGCAGGAGGTGGCAAGTGAGGCTGCagacacaacacaacacaacatgGCACAACACGCGCACAGGCAACATCCCAGgtcataaaaattaatatgaaaggCAAGACCCGCTGAatacttaagagagagagaggggggaaaatTGGTTGGAGGTGTGGGGTGATTTGCTGTGCAGACATGAAAAAAACATCAAGCAGATAAAGGGGGCTGTCAAAATGTGCCTTTAAGCGGTGATTATGCAGAAATACGCACCGGTGGGGTTGGAAGACAAGCTCTCCGCATCGCCTCCgagcccccgccgccgccgccaccgctgcTGCCACTGCTACTGGAGCTGCTGCTCcggcctccgccgccgccgccgccgccaccgccgcctccgccgccgccagCATTGGTCGAGCTGCCGGGGGAGCTCGCGGAGGGAGCCGCGGGCGCCGAGGCGCCGGGCGAGGCGCTGTGCAGGgccgagtacttgggctccaCGTGCAGGCTGCCGCCGTGCGGCATGTTGAACGCCTGCTTGCTGTTCAGggacatcatcatcatcttcctgCCCGCCGGGGCGCCCGTCCGCAGCGCGCTCTCTGGCTCCGGCCGCCGGGACCCTCCCGAGAAGCGCCGGGCCGGAGCCGGAGCGGGAAAGGGCGCTACGAAGTTGCGCTCACCCTTTGCCGCCGCCTCCCCGGCTCAGCTCTCCGCGCGCCCGGTCGGTGCTGCACCCGCTGCCTCCACTGACAACTCGGAGCGCACGCCGAGCTCCGTTCGGCGCTGGCTGCAGACCTCGGCGCCGCCGGAAAGTGCCCCCCTCTCGTCGGGGCCGCCAAGTTATACTCCCCTCTCCTCGCGCCtgcccccgcgcccccgcccgcccgcccgccctcccccgcgcCTCCGCCCTCCCCTGCCTGGCTCCGTTTCTCGCGGCGCCCCTTCTCCCTCTCGGCTCCCCCCAAGGCTCAGGTCCTTTCAGTTCTCCCGGCACCCGCCTCCCGCTCCCCCACCGCGCCCTCCgcctccccttcctgccccctctggcgctccgccgccgccgccccttcGTGGCGCCCGCGGCCCCTACTTGGGTCGGTGACCCTGCTCAACCCCACCCAGCCGGCCGGGTCCACGCTTCAGCGGCCAGGCGGTGCCTACCTAAGGGctggcctccagcccctcccgCGCTACGCGGTCTCCGCCTAGCCAGGAAAAGAAACTCCCAAATAAAGTTGCGGCCCAAGCCAGCCTTGGATAGGTTTTCCCCAGGACTAATCGGACCACCTCTTACCTGGTTGCCTCCTCCCCCGCCTGCTGCTTACCACTAAATTCCAGGCCTCCACCCCAATCAGCCCTCCCCTCCCGTCAGCTCAGGTGACCCTGGTCCCGGGCTCCTGGCCCCCTCTGTAGACACTGATGCTACCGCCAACCTGAGTCCTCAGCTCCGCGGGGCCTCCAGCCCTGATGCGCGCTGAGGTCCGCACTCGGCCCCGCGCCCCCTCGGCCTGGCGGGTGCGTGCCGGGTGCCGAAGAGACATGGGGtcggcggggctgcggggctttCTCTCACTCGATTTCTCGCAGCTCTCAGCGGATTGGACGGCCCCTGAGCCCGTTTGGGTCGACTCTGCGCATGCGACTCCCCCCTCCCGcacacacgccccccccccccgccgcctccgagacacacacacacacaacaccacacaacacacacacacacacacacaccagctctCGCCCCCCACTTTGCTTCCTCTcgatcttcctcctcctcctccttgtatCCAGTACAGTGAGAGTTGGGTCTTGGGAGGCTCCACTGGCAAACCTTGCCACTGGATTTATTATTCTTCATTAGCCGCAATCAAAAGAAGGGGCAactgacaggcagagggagggccaGAAATTACAAAGCGCATGTGCTGctgaaccccccaccccacccccgccaatgTACACACACCCCCTCGGGGGCTGGCACGAGCCCCACTTATCTTCATTTCCACAGCCGCTCAGCGCCAGGAGAGCCTATTTTTAGCCGACACTTGACTCGTACTTTTGTCGGAGGGCGGACCACTTTTCCTAGAAGTGGGCGCAAGCCCTTAGTTCCATTTGCAAAAGGAGGCAGTCTTccttacatgtgtgtgtatacacacacacgcgcacacacacaaactcagagAGGCACACGCTCATGCACAAACATCGCCAtccttctgtttcactcccccatcCTCTCTCGGCCTCCCACCGGGTTGGGGGCTGCTGTCCTCTCCACAGAACGCTGAAGAAGCAGGGTGCAGGAAAGGGTGAGAAGGCCTTCAACAACCTGGACCCAGGAACCCGCGGGTGGCCTGATTCGGACGGGGATGACCGGGAGCAGGTGCAGACACTGGGCGCCTGGGGAAGGCGAGCAGGTGCGAGAGCAGGCGGCAGGCCTGAGAGGCGGGGACGCGAGCCGGGACAAAAATAGAGTGAGAAGGAGCGAGGGAAAGGGGGATCCTCCGGTGGACAGCACGCGAAAGCCCCCTGCTGCGACGGCCGCAGACAGAGGGCCGCCTGTGCTCCCATCCCTGACCTCAGCAGGGCGGGAGGGCACGTTCAAGTTGGGAGCGCTGTCCTAGAGAGCAGACAGCGGCAGCAACGAGTGCGCGGCAGGCTCTGTCCATGGTCCTTAACCCCCTTCGGCTCTCTTTCGTTAGTCTTGTGCttgcctctctcttcccctgtgtgcagaaaaataataaataatagccCAAGGGGATATCTACGAGCAATGTTCCCAAATGtgaacccagaagaagcctggGAGAGAGGACTGTTGACATGAATGAGTGAGGCTTGTGCCGAACGGTTCAAGCAAGTGTTTAGGTGTTTAATTTCTACCTCAACAACATCAGGGcaattttcaaggaaataaaaaaatgacattgTACAGCTCTCACTGTCTCAAGCtccaagaaatgaaataaatcaaagttAAAAGCTTGAGCATCATTTAATTATTGTGCGAATAGCGCTTTGAAAGAAGTAGAACAACATCTCTAAACAAATTATGAGTGGGCCAGGAAGGAATTATTAGATTGAAATTTCATTTAGGCTCGGGAGACACCGCGCTTCACTGTGTAATCTGCTATGCCTCATCTGATTTGTATGCTTAATTCAGCTTGACGAATTTATTAGTTTTCATAATAGTGAAAAAATTGAGCAGCACTATGGGCTAATGTATTGTGTGCGCTATAAATTGTATGTCATCGTGGAAAGGCTGAAGTCTATAGAAATCTTTTATTAATGTTGTTGGAGGAAGGAGAGTTTTCATGCAAGCCTTATAGAGGTTCATGCCAAACTCCTCTGCTGCTGCATCTCAGTGGTCCATTAACACATCGTCATACTAATTAGACCACTTCATCAATGATACAATTTCAAACTTCAAATTATGTTCTAATTAACAAGGGTTGTCCAATTTGCTTACTATTCAAAAGGCTTTGGATGGTCTAATTAGTATAAACTGTTGAGCATCTCAAACGCCTAATAAaatccattaaaatattttgggtGTGTTTTAGATCAGTACTCTGTAAAGGCCAAAGGGCCAAAGTTTATTAGAGTGGAGAAGGAAAATGATTGGAAGACAAATTCCTCATCTACATGGTTCTCTTAGATGATTATAGTGAGTCACACAGGAAACTTTTGGGTATTGCAACTCCTAAATAGTGTGTTTATGTGTTTAAATAAAGGCAGAAGACTATCAAGGAGGAAAACCACATGGGGGGAAAATTCTTCTCTTTCATTAGGTGCCTAATTAGATGTAAAGTAAAAAGCAACCCTGAGGAGTTTCCTAAGCATTATTGTGGCAACAGTCTGCTGAACTTGAATTGCAAAATCAAATATTTGGGGTGTTTTGAACCTCTCCCTGTACCCTCCCCCTTCATTGAGCTTAATTACTTGCAATAGTTGTTTTAATGTATGTTGTCACCTGGGAGTATTGAGAAATGCATATCGTTAATATGAATTAATCTTGATTTTAATAGCAACTGACAACTGATCTCCAAAATGCTAAACACTTGTCACCATTTCATATGGTAAATAAGGTAGTATaataaattcatgaaataaaGAGTGCACTGTTGAAATGACTGGACAAACTTTGTCTGAATTGGAATTTATTGGCTAAAACTATTTTAAGCAAGAAACTCCCATGAGAATATTACCctgatgataaaattcatatatCATTAAATTAATATAACTTTGTTCATTTCTCTCAGATATTTCTCAGTGATATCTCTAATTCCTGAGGGGAGAAAAGGAAAGCCCTTATTTTCTAATTATCAAGCTATGGTAAATTACTATGCAATTGTAGAGCGAGTCAAGAGTTTATTTGCCTGTATTTCTTTCCCCCTAGAaaacacatacatttttaaaaagtcaactcaCACAGAGTTAGACCTCTCCTTTTCCCACTCAAAGTGAAAAATGAACAACAGTGATTGTGTTGCATTAGAGGGAAAATAGAATTCTTCCTTCAGCGCCACGACTTGCAATCTTGCAACCTCTCCTTTCAGGAGTGTCCAGAATACCAACATCCTTGCAGTGATATCAATAAAACCCATTTCGGTTTGCCCGCAGGCACCACTGCAAAGTGCTCCAGCAAGTGCAAAAGCTGCTCTCCGACGAAAAAAGACTCCAgtaccaccccccaccaccacaccccacagtgagcaggagcaggagcactgAGCAGGAGCCATCTCAACAACTGGAAAGTTGGCACCAAACCCAGAGGGTAGAAGTACGTGGCCCCAAGTCCAATACCTGCTTCCTCGGTTTTCAAACATACCCTCGAGGCCCCTGTTCCCGCCTGTACCTCTGCGCACTTACAGATCTACCGAATAAATGGGAAACGAAGTGatattttgaaagcagagagatggggaaTGCATCAACTGTGTTGACTACAAGAGGAGCGCCTTTCCTCTCGCCAAGCCTCTTTGTTTGACAATAGCTTGTTTCCTGTCCCCTGGCAGATGCGGACAGATGCGAACAGCCTCCCTTTGGGAGAAAAATCGCTGCTGGAGGTTCCACTGAGGTTTCCGGGCAGCAGGGTCCTGGCGGTAGTCACCCCCAACCTGTGCCCGAAGCCATCCCGAGGGGGTGAATTCACTGCCTTCTCCCTGTATCTGGGTCCTAACttactattaaaattttaagcaGTCCATTCATATTTTACCGGACCTAAtgtgttttattaaattttaatctaTTAAGGGCAGTgtgatttctttgtatttcaaaCAGAATTGGATTGAACTACAAGAGAGATTCCTTAAAAGACAGATTGGACCTTATTCGAGCATCATTAGATAGGGGATGGAGGAAGAGCGAGGGAAGGGATGGGTTACAGGGATTTCGGGAAGATCAGCCAAGCTTTTTCCTATTTTGAGTAGAAGATGAACACCAGAgcgctcgctctcttgctctctctctctctctctctctctgtcttctctgga from Oryctolagus cuniculus chromosome 8, mOryCun1.1, whole genome shotgun sequence includes:
- the POU4F2 gene encoding POU domain, class 4, transcription factor 2, with protein sequence MMMMSLNSKQAFNMPHGGSLHVEPKYSALHSASPGASAPAAPSASSPGSSTNAGGGGGGGGGGGGGGGRSSSSSSSGSSGGGGGGGSEAMRRACLPTPPSNIFGGLDESLLARAEALAAVDIVSQSKSHHHHPPHHSPFKPDATYHTMNTIPCTSAASSSSVPISHPSALAGTHHHHHHHHHHHHQPHQALEGELLEHLSPGLALGAMAGPDGTVVSTPAHAPHMATMNPMHQAALSMAHAHGLPSHMGCMSDVDADPRDLEAFAERFKQRRIKLGVTQADVGSALANLKIPGVGSLSQSTICRFESLTLSHNNMIALKPILQAWLEEAEKSHREKLTKPELFNGAEKKRKRTSIAAPEKRSLEAYFAIQPRPSSEKIAAIAEKLDLKKNVVRVWFCNQRQKQKRMKYSAGI